ACTCGGAGCGGAGAGGAGGGtggaggagggatgcaggcaacggccatccctcctcccctgcaACTACGGCGCTCTGGAggggggcttagggtttcacgGCTTTGATTAGAAAAACATGACATTGTGAATATTACCTTGAGATTATGATGGGCCGGTTGAGTGATATTATTCCCAAGATGAGTCATACTTATTTTGAGGCAGTGTATTTgcatgaaaactaaaaatacatGTGTCACATGAATTTTGTACatataacaaattaatagactgaattgaaaaaaaaaaaaaaaaaaaaaaaaaaaaatccttggtCCGTATCGCCCTTTGAATGTCAAAAAGGTGTATATAGATTGGAATGCTTTATTCATTGTCTCAAGGTTGCTTTCCCCATTCAATATTCAATTTGCATCGTTTGAGGACATGATTAATTTGCAAACATACTTTAGAAAACTTCATTCAGAATCTCCCacattgaatatatatatagtcatcaAATTTGGCACGAGGGGAAGTTTTTCTTGACAATTTTGTATCATTAGAAAAATGGTCTCATTAgtgaaaattgaaagaaataataGCTGGGGAGTCCATTAAAATATTCCAAGCGGGAAGAATTGGAGTCATCGTGGACCTCTAGGTGGTGGAATTTTAGATAGAAAAAACCATCGTTTTCCTAATTAAAATAGCCTAACGCATCATTGCTGCTGTCATTGATGAGTCTTGCCCAAAGAGCTATGGAGATTGATtattcatcaaggatttctatCCGTCCGTTCAAGGTAACAGACGTGGATGATTTCATGTCATGGGCAGGTGATGATCAAGTGACACGATTCCTCAGATGGAAGACTTTCACCTCCAAGGAAGAGGCTTTGACTTTCATCAAGGATATCTGCATACCCCATCCTTGGCGTCGATCGATATGCGTCGATGACCACTGTTCAATCAGCTTCATCTCCGTCTTCCCGGGGTTGGGCAATGACCGGTGCAGGGCTGATATGGGGTATGCATTAGCCACAAAGCACTGGGGCCAGGGGATAACCACCAAGGCAGTGAAGATTGCCCTCTCACAAGTGTTCAAGGACTTGCCTGATTTGGTAAGGTTGCAAGGTTTTGTTGATGTAGAGAATAAGGCCTCCCAGAGGGTATTAGAGAAAACTGGTTTCCAAAAGGAGGGGCTACCAAGGAAATATTGCCATATTAAGGGAAAAATCACAGATTTACTTGCCTATAGTTTTTTATCAACCGACTCCACCTCTATAGAGTAAACAATTTATATTACCctgtaatttaatttatactagTAAAAGATTTGGACCGTCATGCATGTAGCACTCTGTTCCCAaaggtctatatatatataattagctTTGGGTATGATGAATGTGGTGCAAtgtaaaatatttcttataaatgtatttgtattttctgatgtttttgaattttgggtttGTGTGATTTTTTATTACCGTTGATGTATCATAAACATGAAGTgggttgaagagaaaaaaaaacatggagTGAGTTAAGAACACCTTAACAAAGGATAAGAGACAATAAGTAATgtagaaattaagaaaaatagacTTACGAAATACTTGGTGAAATCTGGTCGAGAACCGTTTAAGAGGTTAGGGGTAGAGAGGGTGGAGATGATGATATATGCAGGAAGCCActtaggataaagaaaaaaccTGACTGAACACTAGAGAGACCATTCGAACGGTATGTGCGGGAAGCTACATAggataaattgaaaaaccctacCATTCCAATGACTCGAGAACCGTTCTAACAATGATAATTTCCATGATAGACCCTAACGCCTTTCACTCGCCCAAAGccatcaaagagagagagagagagagagagagagaggggaggcTCTTGGAGGTTTTAGCTTCAAATCTTCAAAGAGGTAAACTCCTACCCTTGACTTTAgtctatttcttttataaagCATGCTTTAGTTGCNNNNNNNNNNNNNNNNNNNNNNNNNNNNNNNNNNNNNNNNNNNNNNNNNNNNNNNNNNNNNNNNNNNNNNNNNNNNNNNNNNNNNNNNNNNNNNNNNNNNATTGGCAAGGTGAATATTATGAGAATTTCACCTTCAGGTCTTTTCTCGGTTAGTAGCGCTTACCATAtggcaaaagagaaagaaaatagtttCCAGGCTAAATATTCGTCAAGGATGGGAGATAGTAGCTTGTGGAAAGAAATTTGGAAGCTAAATATACATAATTCGGGTAAGAATTTTATGTGGAGGGCTTGTCATAACCTTTTAcccccaaaagaaaatttggtgaGGCAGAAAATAATTCAAGATATTTTGTATCCTATATGTGGTAGAGAAGGAAACTATAGTACATATTCTATGGACTTGTCCATCAGCCATGGACGTGTGGGGGGTTAGCTTGAGAATTTTTCAGGAAATGTTTATTATGGGAGAGAACTTTCTGCATCTGGCTGAAGGTATATTTATAGAGGAggaatttattcattttgttgaCACAACGTGTAAGATTTGGTTCCCTCAAAATGCTTTCATTCATGAGGAAACATCCTAATGATCTGGTGCGGGCTGCCACTTCTAGTATTGAAGAGTTTCATCCTGCGCAGCATGTGGAAGAAGCCTCGAGGCCTTTGCCGAGAGTTTATCTGACGATATGGTCCAGACCTGAGGAGGGTTGGTTGAAGGTAAATTGTGACGCAGCTTTGGACCAACAAGGGGGACGTATAGGTATTGGGATAATTGTTCGGGATGATGAAGGGAACGTGTGTGCAGCAAGAAGTTTCACTAGGAGGGGTTCTTAGGATCCCACACCAGCTGAAGCTGTGGCAATTTTTTATGGAGTATCACTGTTTCAAGCTTTGGGTGCTCAAAACATTTATCTTGAAAGTGATTCACAAGTGGTCGTCATTGACGCTTTGGTCTCAACTGGCCCTTTAGTGAGTAGTTTTGGGCATATTGCGGATGATACGATGGTTGTGCTTAATTCTTTTTCATAATGGAAGTGTGGGCATGTGGGTAGAGATGCAAATAGGGCTGCCCATTGTTTATCAAAGGAGGCAACAAATTAATTATGTCATGGATAGAACTTGGTGGGATGACACCCTATATTGTATTGCTGATATTGTAAGACTCGAGCGATCTGCTCGGTCTTGATTTTAACGTTTAATGAaaagtttttgagtttttattctaaaaacaaaaaacaaaaaagtacatAAAGATGCAAAATTATGTATTGAAGGATTATCACATGGGAGAATTGAGAAAATGAGAGCAAAATGATGGACCAAGCTATGCATCGGTGCACCCTTTAATAAATGTAGTGGTGCCGCGGCTCGTTCCCAACAAATACAACTCTGACAACCCTTTTAATggttgtaattgtttttttaatgaacagATCACATTTTCCATAAGAACCTATCACTATGCATGTCTAAACATACACTTTCTTGAATATTGGGCTTCCGCTGGATTAGTTTATTTGTGTGGCCCATTAGTGGATTGGTAGCACTAGAGAATCAAGGCATCAATATTGTTGGGAATAAAACTACACTACAAGCCCATCAAATTTTGGGTTTTAGGGCCAATAATAGGCCCACAGAGTTACTAATTAAATAGTTCAAGTGGGACACTGTTAGAATAATCTGGTCACAGAGTTCTACTCAAAGTTTACATTGGAGTTGCTGCCCAAGTCCAACTACAGCTCTCAATCCCAATTCAACTCAAATAAGAAGAACTACTCAAAGTCTACATCAACTCTTCAACCTATAAATAGGGCATACACAGGGTACAAAAACATCttgaaatatcattttataCTCTGAGATTCTCTGAGAATTAAATTGTTCTAACAGCCGCCATATGTGGGAATGATTATTCGTTCTTGATAAATCAATCACTCGAGAGTTCACATGACAGTGAATCTTATACATCATAGATCTATACGTATTTACAGACACCAAATCGAGTTTTGCCCCCTTCAGGGGTGTCAGATAAGTCTACGTTCCTCTTCTCTATTCATGCATGTTTGTTATTGTGgcgtttcatgatttttttatgaaaCTTAAGATATTATCTTATGACTACCTTGTGAAATTTTCAATGAACTTGATGAAAATTTCGTGAACCACCAATTTGACAAGGAAAGATTGAAAAGTTGGAATACGagtttttcatctttttaaataattttttctcttgACCTGGAAATTTcaatataaaagaataatatcTCAATAGAGATAACTTcatcttattattattcaacCCAACCTACATTAATTGATGAGAACATtgcagagaaaaaaataaaaaataaaaaaataatccttAAGGACATGGCCCACCAGGACCCCCATAGGTGAAGGCATGCCCGGTTGTATTTGGATCCTGGCCATCATTCCAATCTACAACACCGTAACAATTTGGATCCTGGCCATCAAAGAAATCCTCCTCCATTTTGATATTAACGTCAACAATTTGGTAATCCGCGTTCACAAATTGAACAAATGTAAAAGTACCCGCTTCATCGGCTTTGAAGTCAGGAATATTACCATTCCCCATTGGTACTGGAGTTTGTATATTAGAAGGCGAAAATGTTGCTCCACCATATCGAAGATAAGATGCTCCAGTAGCTAAATGAGTGAATATCTCCTTCGGCCAGTATCCATATTTGTAATCATCATCATCCATCAACCACCAATTTCCGGTTTCTTGATCCTACCAAAACCAGAGACCAAGAAATTAATACTACTTCAATCAATTTTGCacattaatttttaagcttgttactactttgtacaaaaaaaacaaaaaaaaacaaaattaattaaaaattacctGAATAATGGTCATTTTAAGACCGTATTGCGGTCCATCAAAGACAGAAATATTAGCAAAATATCCACCAAGGTGATATTCGTTATGTACTTGTACAAAACCTGGACATTCAGTATTGTAACAACCAGTTTTTTGAAACCCATCTGCCTGTTGATATAATGTTCAAATGGattcaattaagggtatcgtTCATAAGATCACACAAAAGGTATTGGAACAAGAAATCGATCTATTCTTACAGTCCAATATGCAGTAAGTCGTGTGCGATTGTCACCATATAATTTAGGATGCAcctatacatatataaataacgTACAATATATCATAAGGTgtaaatgagaagaaaaaaaatatgtatatatatacacacacacactatggtgactatatatatatatatatatatatatatatatgaaatgattgTTGACTTACTGCCCATCCAACTTCTATGCTGTTTGTTTCAGCTTCAGGTCCATTTCGAACCCATATTTGAGCTTTACTGTATTGGCCCACTTCCACACGTGGATTATTAATTGTGATTACTGCTTTTGCTCCATGGTAAGTCGCATCCTCAGTTGTTTCAATACCTACAGACTAAGTCAAGAAATTAATATTGATGTCATGATCATttgaatataattaatttatgcaTTGGATACATATCATTTATCAAATAATGAAGTTTTATTGAATATGATAGATAAAACCATGACTTAAATTAAAGCATCCTGGCCTCTTCTCCTTTGGAGGATTGTTAACGTACATGCATATCATAAAACTCAAGAGAAGTATACATATATGTAGAAACTTACATATTCGCCAGGAAGTTTTGTTGCAAATGTGTGAAGGCTTCCACCATGAGATTTTGAGAAAGACTTCAAACCAGTTTTAGGTCTTCGTATCGGTACCATTCCTTGTGGGCAACGGAAACCCACAAGTTGGCTTTTTAAGAAAACTTCATTTGTCTTCCTTCTTGTTGAGAAACTTGGGTTCATCTGCATAATTTTGTAAGTACGTCAATTTTAATGAgaccaccccaaaaaaaaaaaaaaaaaaaaagaaagaaaaaggaatgttGAAAGAATATGATTTGTACTTGATTACTTGAATTTTGTGATTCTTAAGCAGGTGATGATCAAATGCGGGCTGCTTATACATATCCACACAATCGAACTCACCAACATCACCTGACTGCACATCAAAACAGCAAAGATCTAATAATAGTTTTCTTATTAATCACACACTACAGCATCAATCTTACAAGTTAAAGTTTCTATGTTTTGTACTATGGAATTGAATGTTTCTcaactgtgttttttttttttttttttccatcttcttcttcactttttGCCTTTCGAGCAAAAGGATATTGGCATCATGTGTTTTTCATAGATATTTGAGTACCTGTGGCTCATCGAACATGCTAATTCTTCCTCCATCCACTACACAACAGAAAAAAGTAACACCAAGAATTAGTAACATAAACAAACCCATAAAACTTGTTAAGCCAATTGTCTCACAGATGATCGATATCGATCGAAAGCCGTagtgaggtatatatatatatatatataagacactAAAAGATAATAAGGAAAGATAATAATTAGAATATGAATCACACTCATTACAGATTTCACTAATGAATTCTTTTCGTGTACAATTCAAAATCAATTCAAAGGAGCAAAGAATTAAATACATGTCTCCAAATATGCAATTGGTTTTTATGGaaagacataaatttcttccaaaccacTCTGAAGAAAATattctcaaacccatttaaaataatggcAAGTGTCATGGACTCCATCCATTGAATGACTCCATCTAATGGCATGGAGAAACTCTTATAtggcaaatttatttaaatacttttgaaatgccaaatatatatatagtcatccTAATTCCTAATCGTTTTTATTCAAAATGAAATCTAGATAGAGTAGAATTTATTTCATATCTCCATATTAACATGCATTtgttttatagaaaaagaaataaaaataaataaaaaattataaattttcatgCAAATAGCATGGAATGAATTACAAATGAAATTTTAGCATTTAAGACCTACTTATTATCTAGagttaaaaatttaacatatttaaaatttaCTCATAATTGTATGGTTAGGCGTAGAgctttaaaaatacaaaattatttgttatcgctatttaaaatatatatatatatatcacccaTAGGATCCTAGGGAAATAAGTGCATGGTGTTACATTCATATTTTCTCCGCACAATAAACTACACACCCATGGGCTTTTAGAATGAGTGGTCCAATGGGTCCAATTAAGCTTTTTCATTTCATGGCAAGCAAACTAGCTATAACCATCCAATTCAGACAATATGGCATGGGCTGGAGGAGTTGCGTGCAAGGCTTTGAGTTAAAGTCTTTGGTCCGAGTGTTTACAAATCTCATGGCTAGTTTTCAAAAAATGTTGCCTATTAAAGCTGCAATAACTCCTTTTCTCCACACAATAAGACTGCTTAATGCCTCTCCAACTGGAGAAAGTAAAAGTGGGCAAAGCGAATCTCCCTCAAATCCCCCTAGGGCAAGGGAAAAACCCCAATCTAGAAACTACAACAATAAATTGGATTGCTTAATCCGATACTAATATACTACCCAACCGCCACATCCTTGAATTATGGTATAAATTCAGTATTCGTAGCCAAAAGGcgaaaaaagtgttatgatcCCAAGAGTTCCACATGACTTAAGTacaagcttaatcatatctatataagctcttgggcaCCTTCCAGTTCCTTAACAATTATCATGTTAGCTTAGCTTTTTTGACTAGTAAGATAAAAACACTCTTATTTATGAATAGAATGCATGAGACTTTAAGAGTACCCCTTTCACCTTGTCTTGTATATAAAGTTTAAACATACATTAGCAACTCAGACTCTTATTTTGTGTGACAGGTGGTGCCTAATGGTGATGGCTCGGCGTGTTTGGGAAGGGGGAGGTCATGGGCTTCGATATCGTCTACCACATAGTTTTCTCAGTGCCATGCCTAGAAAAGCCATAATCAA
This genomic interval from Corylus avellana chromosome ca3, CavTom2PMs-1.0 contains the following:
- the LOC132174093 gene encoding uncharacterized protein LOC132174093 — encoded protein: MEIDYSSRISIRPFKVTDVDDFMSWAGDDQVTRFLRWKTFTSKEEALTFIKDICIPHPWRRSICVDDHCSISFISVFPGLGNDRCRADMGYALATKHWGQGITTKAVKIALSQVFKDLPDLVRLQGFVDVENKASQRVLEKTGFQKEGLPRKYCHIKGKITDLLAYSFLSTDSTSIE
- the LOC132174094 gene encoding uncharacterized protein LOC132174094; the protein is MTIIQDQETGNWWLMDDDDYKYGYWPKEIFTHLATGASYLRYGGATFSPSNIQTPVPMGNGNIPDFKADEAGTFTFVQFVNADYQIVDVNIKMEEDFFDGQDPNCYGVVDWNDGQDPNTTGHAFTYGGPGGPCP